A section of the Saccharopolyspora gregorii genome encodes:
- a CDS encoding amidase — protein sequence MTSTPDAAPTHATTPADLTATDMLERFATRELSPVEATEATLARIADADPAVNAYCLVDADRALDQARAAEDRWSRGEPRGRLDGVPTSIKDIFLTRDWPTLRGSRTIDPHQPWTADAPAVARLREHGAVFVGKTTTPELAWKGVTDNTLNGITRNPWNPERTPGGSSGGAGAAVALGMAPLAIGTDGGGSVRIPAAFCGICTIKPTYGRIPHYPASPYGTMAHAGPMTTTVTETALMLDVLSGPDSRDWSALEPPAQSFLDGLDDGVAGLRIALSTDLGFATVDPEIADAVTRAARTFAELGATVEHADPGFSDPVEDFHVLWFSGAAKSVEHLTDAQRALLDPGLAEIVEQGLTYDAQDYLEATNTRMLLGQRMGAFHETYDLLLTPTVGIAPFDAGLEAPAEATSRRWTGWTPFTYPFNMTQQPAASIPCGFTGDGLPIGLQIVGPRHSDARVLRACRAYERAHPWQRPRR from the coding sequence ATGACCTCGACCCCAGACGCGGCACCCACCCACGCCACCACCCCGGCGGACCTCACCGCCACCGACATGCTCGAACGCTTCGCCACCCGAGAGCTCTCCCCCGTCGAAGCCACCGAAGCCACCCTCGCCCGCATCGCCGACGCCGACCCCGCCGTCAACGCCTACTGCCTCGTCGACGCCGACCGCGCCCTCGACCAGGCCCGCGCCGCCGAAGACCGCTGGTCCCGCGGCGAACCCCGCGGCCGCCTCGACGGCGTGCCCACCTCCATCAAGGACATCTTCCTCACCCGGGACTGGCCCACCCTCCGCGGCTCCCGCACCATCGACCCCCACCAGCCCTGGACCGCCGACGCACCCGCCGTCGCCCGGCTGCGCGAACACGGAGCCGTGTTCGTCGGCAAGACCACCACCCCCGAACTCGCCTGGAAGGGCGTCACCGACAACACCCTCAACGGCATCACCCGCAACCCCTGGAACCCCGAGCGCACCCCCGGCGGCTCCAGCGGCGGAGCAGGCGCCGCCGTCGCACTCGGCATGGCGCCCCTGGCCATCGGCACCGACGGCGGCGGATCCGTGCGCATCCCCGCGGCCTTCTGCGGCATCTGCACCATCAAACCCACCTACGGGCGCATCCCCCACTACCCCGCCAGCCCCTACGGCACCATGGCCCACGCCGGACCGATGACCACCACCGTCACCGAGACCGCGCTCATGCTCGACGTGCTCAGCGGACCCGACAGCCGCGACTGGTCCGCGCTCGAACCACCCGCGCAGTCCTTCCTCGACGGACTCGACGACGGCGTCGCCGGCCTGCGCATCGCCCTGAGCACCGACCTCGGCTTCGCCACCGTCGACCCCGAGATCGCCGACGCCGTCACCCGCGCCGCCCGCACCTTCGCCGAACTCGGCGCCACCGTCGAGCACGCCGACCCCGGCTTCAGCGACCCCGTCGAGGACTTCCACGTGCTGTGGTTCTCCGGCGCCGCCAAATCCGTCGAGCACCTCACCGACGCCCAACGCGCCCTGCTCGACCCCGGGCTCGCCGAGATCGTCGAACAAGGCCTCACCTACGACGCCCAGGACTACCTCGAAGCCACCAACACCCGCATGCTCCTCGGCCAGCGCATGGGCGCCTTCCACGAGACCTACGACCTGCTGCTGACCCCCACCGTCGGCATCGCCCCGTTCGACGCCGGCCTCGAAGCACCCGCCGAGGCCACCAGCCGACGCTGGACCGGGTGGACCCCGTTCACCTACCCGTTCAACATGACCCAGCAGCCCGCCGCCAGCATCCCCTGCGGGTTCACCGGCGACGGCCTGCCCATCGGCCTGCAGATCGTCGGACCCCGCCACTCCGACGCCCGCGTCCTGCGCGCCTGCCGCGCCTACGAACGAGCCCACCCCTGGCAGCGCCCCCGCCGATAG